One region of Channa argus isolate prfri chromosome 20, Channa argus male v1.0, whole genome shotgun sequence genomic DNA includes:
- the LOC137106001 gene encoding uncharacterized protein — MRGGKHLLLLAVFVAVARCQQLKVSISPNFTHLGIFSGDLFYLKCEGGSGPVKWYFNNSKQSEINETLKITSAHPKHSGFYQCESNGKKSETLPIDVNAFLPQASLTIRTGQPVMQTGGSVILHLENEDGLQGWKCWVNRGLNQTNKIVLRLKNPNDISINFQTSRLLVPETIFWCTDSNLNNRSNQVTVRTSGRQVSLEMYPPAPIEGEKLSLKCLVWGTDDIKTAQFFHNDTEIAKSSSSELKFPEVKESLEGKYKCIAIFSYKSQTAALQHTVTSEEQYAYIHVPPVKAVLSQSQSGMSCSLNSLKFQANSYHWYYKSDATWTRVDYSPDQGNPTKSGTYACRGVFKNGRSSLSNSYKYESSTTSGTMLVVIVLVLLILGIVLGIVYIFRKRRNTRGPIYEDVALKSRDKGDDKYEPLQKAHGAQKEGEYDTLHPEAAGGEKKEGEYEPLKQEERKEGVYHTLGMEGAAGGEGGYEALKKEGMKEGVYSTLGTEGAAGGEGGYEALKKEGMKEGLYHTLGKEGAAGGEGGYEALKKEGMKEGVYQTLGTEGAAGGKEGHVEEGKGDKDKNYETMKENEEVKAD, encoded by the exons ATGAGGGGAGGAAAACATCTGCTGCTCTTGGCAG TGTTCGTGGCCGTGGCAAGATGCCAACAGCTAAAAG TTTCTATATCACCCAACTTCACCCACCTGGGAATCTTCTCTGGAgacttgttttatttgaaatgtgaagGGGGCTCAGGCCCAGTGAAATGGTATTTTAACAACAGCAAACaatcagaaataaatgaaaccttGAAGATCACATCTGCTCATCCAAAGCATTCTGGCTTTTATCAGTGTGAGAGCAATGGGAAAAAGAGTGAAACGTTACCCATTGATGTCAATG CATTCCTTCCTCAAGCCTCACTCACCATCAGGACAGGTCAACCGGTCATGCAGACTGGAGGATCAGTTATCCTGCATCTTGAAAATGAAGATGGTCTTCAAGGATGGAAGTGCTGGGTCAACAGAGGACTGAACCAAACTAATAAGATTGTGTTACGATTAAAAAACCCTAATGATATTAGTATAAACTTCCAAACCAGCAGACTGTTGGTCCCTGAGACCATTTTCTGGTGCACCGATAGTAATCTAAACAACAGAAGTAACCAAGTCACAGTGAGGACATCAG GTAGGCAAGTATCTCTGGAAATGTATCCACCGGCTCCTATAGAGGGAGAGAAGCTGTCTCTGAAGTGCCTCGTCTGGGGCACAGATGATATCAAAACAGCTCAATTCTTCCACAACGATACCGAGATTGCAAAGAGTTCTAGTTCTGAGCTGAAATTTCCTGAAGTGAAAGAATCATTAGAAGGAAAGTATAAGTGTATTGCCATATTCAGTTACAAGTCACAAACTGCAGCGCTCCAACATACAGTGACCTCTGAGGAGCAGTATGCATATATCCATG tgccTCCTGTCAAGGCGGTTCTTTCACAGTCTCAATCTGGCATGTCCTGTTCTTTGAATTCATTGAAATTCCAAGCCAATTCCTATCATTGGTATTACAAGAGCGATGCTACGTGGACACGTGTAGATTACAGCCCAGACCAGGGGAACCCAACAAAGAGTGGTACTTATGCATGCAGAGGTGTCTTTAAAAACGGGAGATCTTCTCTCAGCAACAGTTACAAAT ATGAATCTTCAACCACATCCGGTACAATGTTGGTGGTCATCGTCCTGGTGTTGCTAATTTTGGGAATTGTTTTGGGGATTGTTTACATATTTCGCAAGAGAAGAAATACTAGAG GACCAATTTATGAGGATGTGGCGCTGAAGTCCCGAGATAAAGGCGATGACAAATATGAGCCACTGCAGAAGGCCCATGGTGCCCAAAAGGAGGGCGAGTATGACACACTTCACCCAGAAGCAGCGGgtggagagaagaaagagggtGAATATGAACCACTGAAgcaagaagaaaggaaagagggggTATACCACACCCTGGGGATGGAGGGTGCAgcaggaggggagggaggaTATGAAGCGCTGAAGAAAGAGGGAATGAAAGAAGGGGTATACAGCACCTTGGGAACAGAGGGGGCagcaggaggagagggaggataTGAAGCACTGAAGAAAGAGGGAATGAAAGAGGGGCTTTACCACACCCTGGGAAAAGAGGGTgcagcaggaggagaaggaggataTGAAGCACTTAAGAAGGAGGGAATGAAAGAGGGGGTTTACCAAACCCTGGGAACAGAGGGTGCAGCAGGAGGAAAAGAAGGACATGTAGAAGAAGGGAAGGGTGACAAAGACAAGAATTATGAGACAATGAAGGAAAATGAGGAAGTAAAGGCAgattag